One genomic segment of Humidesulfovibrio mexicanus includes these proteins:
- a CDS encoding ABC transporter permease: MRPPSQPIEIPGLAASMDGPGSLAVRLSGELRAATVARLWEPALARVRAGDLTSLQVKLDDVRYIDGSGLALLVTLRAEAEAAGVAVSLSGLPERYRHLLELAQRARTAGTAREDDQPKPGTRAALEHLAADLRLLVSFVGESALVVWNALRRPRTVRWKDVLRQAVAVGVESLPILLLIGFLMGMIMSFQSVITLQRFGGEIYVPNMLGLVMFREMGPLVTAILLAARSGSAFAAEIGTMHVNEELDALSTMGISPVRFLVGPRLLSSLAVVPVMTLFFNFASLVGGALVMVSIGFPLVTFTSRVFANVTATDLIGSLIKILVFSVLVTGVSCLKGLRTGGGADAVGRSTTGAVVAGLILITVADGLFAVLFYYFKF, translated from the coding sequence ATGCGTCCTCCATCCCAGCCCATAGAGATACCCGGCCTCGCAGCCAGCATGGACGGTCCAGGTTCGCTGGCCGTGCGCCTTTCTGGCGAGTTGCGCGCCGCCACTGTGGCCAGGCTGTGGGAGCCCGCCCTGGCGCGCGTTCGCGCGGGCGACCTCACGTCCTTGCAGGTGAAATTGGACGACGTGCGCTACATAGACGGATCGGGCCTCGCGCTGCTGGTCACCCTGCGCGCCGAGGCCGAAGCGGCCGGAGTTGCTGTGTCCCTTTCCGGACTGCCGGAGCGCTATCGCCACCTGCTGGAGCTGGCCCAGCGCGCCCGCACCGCCGGGACCGCGCGGGAGGACGACCAGCCAAAGCCCGGAACCCGTGCCGCTTTGGAGCATCTGGCCGCGGACCTGCGCCTGCTCGTCAGCTTTGTGGGAGAAAGCGCGCTGGTCGTATGGAACGCCTTGCGGCGTCCGCGCACGGTGCGCTGGAAGGACGTGCTGCGCCAGGCCGTGGCCGTTGGCGTGGAAAGCCTGCCCATACTGCTTTTGATCGGCTTTCTTATGGGCATGATCATGAGCTTCCAGTCGGTCATCACCTTGCAGCGCTTCGGCGGTGAAATCTATGTGCCCAACATGCTGGGGCTGGTGATGTTCCGCGAGATGGGGCCGCTGGTCACCGCCATTTTGCTTGCGGCGCGTTCGGGAAGCGCCTTCGCGGCGGAGATCGGCACCATGCATGTGAACGAGGAACTGGATGCGCTTTCCACCATGGGCATAAGCCCGGTGCGCTTCCTGGTGGGGCCGAGGCTGCTGTCGTCGCTGGCCGTGGTGCCGGTGATGACGTTGTTCTTCAATTTCGCCAGCCTCGTGGGGGGCGCGCTGGTGATGGTCTCCATCGGCTTTCCACTGGTGACCTTCACCTCGCGCGTGTTCGCCAACGTCACGGCCACGGACCTCATCGGCAGCCTCATCAAGATTCTGGTGTTCAGCGTGCTGGTGACCGGGGTGAGCTGCCTGAAGGGGCTGCGCACAGGCGGCGGGGCCGATGCGGTGGGCCGCTCCACCACCGGGGCCGTGGTGGCCGGGCTCATCCTCATCACCGTGGCCGACGGGCTGTTCGCGGTGCTGTTCTACTATTTTAAATTCTGA
- a CDS encoding Lrp/AsnC family transcriptional regulator: MIDKIDMTILSILQDQGRTSNADIARAVGMAPSAVLERMRKLERKGVIRGFEAVLRPKDVGFALTAFTFVRADEGVGSTDIGKALSRVPGVLETHYTAGQDSYLLKVRARDTEHLQLILQEFGAIPGVRDTRTTVVLTTLKESRSLPLADDAATGRQEQRGTTKEQSKE, encoded by the coding sequence ATGATCGACAAAATTGACATGACCATCCTGAGCATTCTTCAGGACCAGGGCCGCACCTCCAACGCCGACATCGCACGGGCCGTGGGCATGGCCCCCTCGGCCGTGCTGGAGCGGATGCGCAAGTTGGAGCGCAAGGGCGTCATCCGCGGCTTCGAGGCCGTGCTCAGGCCCAAGGACGTGGGCTTCGCCCTCACGGCCTTCACCTTCGTCCGCGCCGATGAAGGCGTGGGCTCGACAGACATCGGCAAGGCGCTCTCCCGCGTGCCTGGCGTGCTGGAGACCCACTACACCGCGGGGCAGGACTCCTACCTGCTCAAGGTGCGCGCCCGCGACACCGAGCACCTCCAGCTCATCCTGCAGGAGTTCGGCGCCATACCCGGCGTGCGCGACACCCGCACCACCGTCGTGCTCACCACACTCAAGGAATCCCGCTCCCTGCCCCTGGCCGATGACGCCGCGACCGGCCGCCAGGAACAGCGGGGCACCACAAAAGAACAGAGCAAGGAGTAG
- the pruA gene encoding L-glutamate gamma-semialdehyde dehydrogenase — protein MAAIDTAALEPKIVARGKEFFQSIAGEAPSIFNKGWWTGKVMDWAMKNEDFKVQMFRFVDVLPYLTTSESLSRHIEEYFGDKDANIPDVLKWGAGKTGFGGGLVAMVLNKAIRSNIEGMARQFIIGEKASEAVKGIRQLRKDGFAFVIDLLGEAPLNEKECDEYAAGYMEVLNGIQAEYKKWDGLDVEKGAGGDLDWGHAPKVNVAVKPSAFYSQAKPVDVAGSVEGMYRRIEPIYRKIKEMGGFMCIDMEQLKYKEITIELYKRLRSAPEHRDYPHLGIVFQCYLKCTEADVSGMIGWARKESLPISIRLVKGAYWDSETVLAKQNGWEIPVWTIKAESDMAHERISRLILENHDICHFACASHNIRTISNVIETAKALNVPESRYEFQVLYGMAEPVRKGLRNVAKRVRLYCPYGDLIPGMAYLVRRLLENTANESFLRQSFAEGAELERLLENPETTREREVAAKKAAVAPKAGPGGYPAFANHPGVDFTIPAARAGMANALATVRKDFGATYPLLIGGKEVKTAETLDSYNPAKPSEIIGRVCQAGVKETQDALAVAKKAYLAWRDVEPLERAKVLFKAADIMRRDINELSALQVLEVGKQWDQAHADVAEAIDFLEYYGREMIRLGAPRRMGNAPGEVNQYFYQGKGVTAVIGPWNFPLAISAGMAAAAIVCGNAVVYKPSGLSSVVGYGIARIFKEAGLPDGVFNYLPGKGSVMGDVLVEHPDVSVIAFTGSMEVGLRIQEKAARVQPGQVQCKKVIAEMGGKNAIIIDDDADLDEAVTGVLYSAFGFQGQKCSACSRVIVLDPIYDRFVSRLAEAAKSIKIGPSEDPSNAMGPVVDTAAQANIIKYVDIACSEGKVLVKRTDFPADGGCYVPLTIVEGIDKSHRIAQEEVFGPVLAVMRAKTIDEALDIAGSTRFALTGAIYSRSPKHLEKARKEFRVGNLYLNKGSTGAMVERHAFGGFNMSGVGSKSGGPDYLLQFMDPRLVSENTIRRGFAPVEEDDDWIA, from the coding sequence ATGGCAGCCATCGACACCGCCGCCCTGGAGCCGAAGATCGTCGCACGGGGCAAGGAATTCTTCCAAAGCATCGCCGGAGAGGCCCCGTCCATCTTCAATAAGGGCTGGTGGACCGGCAAGGTTATGGACTGGGCCATGAAGAACGAGGACTTCAAGGTCCAGATGTTCCGCTTCGTGGACGTGCTCCCCTACCTGACCACCAGCGAGTCCCTGTCCCGCCACATCGAGGAATACTTCGGCGACAAGGACGCCAACATCCCGGATGTGCTCAAGTGGGGCGCGGGCAAGACCGGCTTCGGCGGCGGACTTGTGGCCATGGTGCTCAACAAGGCCATCCGCTCCAACATCGAGGGCATGGCCCGGCAGTTCATCATCGGCGAAAAGGCGTCCGAGGCGGTGAAAGGCATCCGCCAGCTGCGCAAGGACGGCTTCGCCTTCGTCATCGACCTCTTGGGCGAAGCGCCGCTGAACGAGAAGGAATGCGACGAGTATGCCGCAGGCTACATGGAGGTGCTGAACGGCATACAGGCCGAATACAAGAAGTGGGACGGCCTGGATGTCGAGAAGGGCGCGGGCGGCGACCTGGACTGGGGACACGCTCCCAAGGTCAACGTAGCCGTGAAGCCCTCGGCCTTCTATTCCCAGGCCAAGCCCGTCGACGTGGCCGGAAGCGTGGAGGGCATGTACCGCCGCATTGAGCCCATCTACCGCAAGATCAAGGAAATGGGCGGGTTCATGTGCATCGACATGGAGCAGCTCAAGTACAAGGAAATCACCATAGAGCTCTACAAGCGCCTGCGCAGCGCCCCGGAGCACCGCGATTACCCGCACTTGGGCATTGTGTTCCAGTGCTATCTCAAGTGCACCGAAGCCGATGTCTCCGGAATGATCGGCTGGGCGCGCAAGGAAAGCCTGCCCATCTCCATCCGCCTGGTGAAAGGCGCGTACTGGGATTCCGAAACCGTGCTCGCCAAGCAGAACGGCTGGGAGATCCCCGTGTGGACCATCAAGGCCGAGAGCGACATGGCCCACGAGCGCATTTCGCGCCTGATCCTGGAAAACCACGACATCTGCCATTTCGCCTGCGCTTCGCACAACATCCGCACCATCTCCAACGTCATCGAAACCGCCAAGGCCCTGAACGTGCCCGAGAGCCGCTATGAATTCCAGGTGCTTTACGGCATGGCCGAGCCCGTGCGCAAAGGCCTGCGCAACGTGGCCAAGCGGGTGCGCCTGTACTGCCCCTATGGCGACCTGATTCCCGGCATGGCCTACCTAGTGCGCCGCCTGCTGGAAAACACGGCCAACGAGAGCTTCCTGCGCCAGAGCTTCGCCGAGGGCGCGGAACTGGAGCGCCTGCTCGAAAACCCCGAAACGACCCGCGAACGCGAAGTGGCCGCGAAAAAGGCCGCGGTCGCGCCCAAGGCCGGTCCCGGCGGCTACCCTGCGTTCGCCAACCATCCAGGCGTGGACTTCACCATCCCGGCCGCCCGCGCGGGCATGGCCAACGCGCTGGCCACGGTCCGCAAGGACTTCGGCGCCACCTACCCGCTCCTCATCGGCGGCAAGGAGGTCAAGACCGCCGAGACGCTGGACTCCTACAACCCGGCCAAACCGTCGGAAATCATCGGCCGCGTGTGCCAGGCCGGAGTGAAGGAGACCCAGGACGCGTTGGCCGTGGCCAAGAAGGCCTACCTGGCCTGGCGGGACGTGGAGCCGCTGGAGCGCGCCAAGGTGCTCTTCAAGGCGGCGGACATCATGCGCCGCGACATCAACGAGCTTTCCGCCCTGCAGGTGCTTGAGGTGGGTAAGCAGTGGGACCAGGCCCATGCCGACGTGGCCGAGGCCATCGACTTCCTGGAATACTACGGCCGGGAGATGATCCGCCTTGGCGCGCCCCGGCGCATGGGCAACGCCCCGGGCGAGGTGAACCAGTACTTCTACCAGGGCAAGGGCGTCACCGCCGTCATCGGGCCCTGGAACTTCCCGCTGGCCATCAGCGCGGGCATGGCCGCCGCGGCCATCGTGTGCGGCAACGCCGTGGTCTACAAGCCCTCTGGCCTGTCCAGCGTGGTGGGCTACGGCATCGCCCGCATCTTCAAGGAGGCGGGTCTGCCCGACGGCGTGTTCAACTACCTGCCCGGCAAGGGCTCGGTCATGGGCGACGTGCTGGTGGAACATCCAGACGTGTCCGTCATCGCCTTCACGGGCTCCATGGAAGTGGGCCTGCGCATCCAGGAAAAGGCCGCCCGGGTGCAGCCCGGCCAAGTGCAGTGCAAGAAGGTCATCGCGGAGATGGGCGGCAAGAACGCCATCATCATCGACGACGACGCCGACCTGGACGAGGCCGTGACCGGCGTGCTGTACTCGGCCTTCGGCTTCCAGGGGCAGAAGTGCTCGGCCTGCTCGCGCGTCATCGTGCTGGACCCCATCTACGACCGCTTCGTGTCCCGCCTGGCGGAGGCCGCAAAGTCCATCAAGATCGGCCCCTCGGAGGATCCCTCCAACGCCATGGGCCCCGTGGTGGACACGGCCGCCCAGGCGAACATCATCAAATACGTCGACATCGCCTGTTCCGAGGGCAAGGTGCTGGTGAAGCGCACCGACTTCCCGGCCGATGGCGGCTGCTACGTGCCGCTCACCATCGTCGAGGGCATCGACAAGAGCCACCGCATCGCCCAGGAGGAGGTCTTCGGCCCCGTGCTGGCCGTCATGCGCGCCAAGACCATCGACGAGGCCCTGGACATCGCGGGGTCCACCCGTTTCGCGCTGACCGGCGCCATCTACAGCCGCAGTCCCAAACACCTGGAAAAGGCGAGAAAAGAGTTCCGCGTGGGCAATCTGTACCTGAACAAGGGCAGCACCGGCGCCATGGTGGAGCGCCACGCCTTCGGCGGCTTCAACATGTCCGGCGTGGGCTCCAAGTCCGGCGGCCCGGACTACCTGCTCCAGTTCATGGACCCGCGCCTGGTTTCCGAGAACACCATCCGCCGCGGCTTCGCCCCGGTGGAGGAGGACGACGACTGGATCGCTTAG
- a CDS encoding MarR family winged helix-turn-helix transcriptional regulator translates to MAEALHRFVAAFSLQNLAKWDARLDGLAALDVGIIHHSSRTPGITVGEVRRILDIPNSTLSSAVNRLERRGLVRRVINAEDRRSYGLVVTEKGLAVEEAHRALDQRLAELCCQALPDEKQRALFMRTLERVARELKQG, encoded by the coding sequence ATGGCTGAAGCGCTGCATCGATTTGTGGCCGCCTTCAGCCTGCAAAACCTTGCCAAGTGGGATGCCCGGCTGGACGGTCTCGCCGCGCTGGATGTCGGCATTATCCACCATTCGTCACGCACCCCGGGCATAACCGTTGGCGAAGTGCGCAGAATTCTGGACATTCCCAACAGCACGTTGTCCAGTGCGGTGAATCGGCTGGAGCGGCGCGGGCTGGTCCGTCGGGTCATCAACGCCGAGGACAGGCGATCCTACGGCTTGGTGGTCACGGAGAAGGGGCTTGCTGTGGAGGAGGCGCACCGCGCCCTGGACCAACGTCTTGCCGAACTGTGTTGCCAGGCTTTGCCAGACGAGAAGCAGCGGGCCCTGTTTATGCGCACCCTGGAACGCGTGGCCCGTGAATTGAAACAGGGGTAA
- a CDS encoding ABC transporter ATP-binding protein, giving the protein MGTSTSQSGDTIISVRGLTCGYGRRVVLRDVSFDVARGEVFVVIGGSGCGKSTLLKHMIGLLEPMGGSVLLNGRDIVGAGGDERLEILKDIGVMYQMGALFGSMTVLQNVGLPLEEYTDLPPEAIEMVSLVKLALVGLEQFGHVLPSELSGGMVKRAAIARAMALDPAILFLDEPSAGLDPVTSAELDRVVRSLAQNLGITFVIVSHELPSILSIADRVILLDPQAKGIVAEGDPRELNAASVDPRVRRFFDREARVPEQATSSDRPNVFQPAPGTAPEARS; this is encoded by the coding sequence ATGGGAACCAGCACAAGCCAGAGCGGCGACACCATCATCAGCGTGCGCGGCCTCACCTGCGGGTACGGCAGACGTGTGGTGCTGCGCGATGTGTCCTTCGATGTGGCGCGCGGAGAGGTCTTTGTCGTCATCGGCGGCTCCGGCTGCGGCAAAAGCACGCTTCTGAAGCACATGATCGGCCTGCTTGAGCCCATGGGCGGCAGCGTGCTTTTGAACGGGCGCGACATCGTGGGCGCTGGCGGCGACGAGCGGCTGGAAATATTGAAGGACATTGGCGTGATGTATCAGATGGGCGCGCTCTTCGGCTCCATGACCGTTCTGCAGAACGTCGGCCTGCCGCTGGAGGAATATACGGACCTGCCGCCCGAGGCCATCGAGATGGTGAGCCTGGTCAAGCTCGCCCTGGTGGGGCTGGAGCAGTTCGGCCATGTGCTGCCGTCCGAGCTATCCGGCGGCATGGTCAAGCGCGCGGCCATAGCCCGGGCCATGGCGCTCGATCCCGCCATTCTGTTTCTGGACGAACCCAGCGCCGGGCTCGACCCCGTGACCAGCGCCGAACTGGACCGGGTGGTGCGCAGCCTGGCCCAGAACCTGGGCATCACCTTCGTCATCGTGTCTCACGAACTGCCGAGTATTCTGTCCATAGCCGACAGGGTGATCCTGCTCGATCCGCAGGCCAAGGGCATCGTGGCTGAGGGCGACCCGCGCGAGCTCAACGCCGCAAGCGTGGACCCGCGCGTGCGCCGCTTCTTCGACCGGGAGGCCAGGGTGCCGGAGCAGGCGACCTCGTCCGACCGTCCCAACGTGTTCCAACCAGCGCCAGGCACAGCCCCGGAGGCCCGCTCATGA
- a CDS encoding DUF748 domain-containing protein encodes MNDTQPHKRSALDKGKALLGSRALRITLASLAALFLLFGALGYFWLPGFAKAKLETLLTEEFARPVSVDKIEISPYALSLTVRGFSVGQKGVQPGQHAGKGPDAELFGFDSLFVDLSTSSMARGIPVVSKVALVGPRLHLARTKDGRLNVSDLLDKWLAGPSSPTPEFSVSDITIRGGAVTFNDTLLGARHELAELNLGIPFIANTSGTVESSVEPTFSAKVNGSPLNLAGAVKPFAPGKDASLDIDISDFDLMRVMRYAPSDLPLALESGRMAAQLKVSFAKPEGTNAAVRLSGTAELDGLAARLPRAQGQPLRLRLDKAALKLDEATLAGVLRCGLSLSGASLSTPTAKEPLLGFGRLDVSGISVTSAGRKAEVAELRLDKPYGRVRRQQDKGLDIVAALEGLGQGTAPAPKATAKPTPKPAGKTTAKPTGKTPSPWAWSVGRVVVSGGGLHYADDSLGQRIRPLEVRELAISVAPLASAGQTPSTVSVSARINDRGTLKLDGNVRREPQVKADLALDMSHVDLVALQGFASTELHALLTRGEVSLKGALSADGPKASFTGDAALVDFSVLDKVNSADLLRWRSVTVSRINLGTEPLRIDIGEIAASNFFVRLLLTSQGRLNLNDVLRKEEDEQRQAQATEATSGAKPAPAVEAAPPAVATAKPTAKPTGPAPQIRVGRIVLAHGGINFTDRFVKPNYTANLTDLSGRIGELKAGRLTDIALRGKVDGTGLLDISGKADPLGEQLNLDLHAKATGIEMAGFSPYSGRYVGYVIEKGKLSVDLRYLVKDGQLEAQNNVFLDQLTFGKKVESPDALSIPVGLVVALLKNSRGEIDIDLPIKGSLDDPEFSVGGVIVKVLMNLITKAVTSPFTLLASLFGGGEELSYVAFEPGRDDLTPEAQKHLETLAKALRDRTGLKLEIAGAADPAREEDGLKRARLETRVKTQKATELARQGKTTGGVADITLTQEEYAKYLERVYKASDVKKPRNIVGLAKSIPVEQMEALLLADMQTPQGAMERLARNRSVAVQSWLVETGGVEQARVFLLAPRVGVEPPKGAPAGGRVDFSLR; translated from the coding sequence ATGAACGACACGCAGCCACACAAGCGATCGGCTCTGGACAAAGGCAAGGCCCTCCTCGGCAGCCGCGCCCTGCGCATCACCCTGGCCAGCCTCGCCGCCCTGTTCCTGCTCTTCGGCGCGCTGGGCTACTTCTGGCTTCCCGGTTTCGCCAAGGCCAAGCTGGAAACGCTGCTTACCGAGGAATTCGCCCGGCCCGTAAGCGTGGATAAAATCGAGATATCGCCGTACGCTCTCTCGCTCACGGTGCGCGGCTTCAGTGTGGGACAAAAAGGCGTCCAGCCCGGCCAGCACGCGGGCAAAGGTCCAGACGCCGAGCTCTTCGGCTTCGACAGCCTGTTCGTGGATCTTTCCACGTCCAGCATGGCCCGCGGCATCCCCGTGGTGTCCAAGGTCGCCCTCGTCGGCCCCAGGCTGCACCTTGCCCGCACGAAGGACGGTCGCCTCAACGTCTCGGACCTGCTGGACAAATGGCTCGCCGGGCCGTCCTCGCCCACACCGGAATTCTCGGTTTCCGACATCACCATTCGCGGCGGCGCTGTCACCTTCAACGACACGCTGCTTGGCGCGCGCCATGAGCTGGCCGAGCTCAACCTGGGCATCCCGTTCATCGCCAACACCTCCGGCACGGTGGAAAGCAGCGTGGAGCCCACGTTCAGCGCAAAGGTCAACGGTTCGCCGCTGAACCTTGCTGGAGCGGTGAAGCCCTTCGCCCCAGGCAAGGACGCTAGTCTGGACATCGACATCAGCGATTTCGACTTGATGCGCGTCATGCGCTACGCTCCGTCCGACCTGCCCCTGGCCCTGGAGTCCGGCCGCATGGCCGCGCAGCTCAAGGTGTCGTTCGCCAAGCCCGAGGGCACAAACGCGGCCGTGCGTCTTTCCGGAACGGCGGAACTGGACGGTTTGGCCGCCAGGCTTCCCAGGGCTCAGGGCCAGCCTCTGCGCCTGCGCCTGGACAAGGCCGCGCTCAAGCTGGACGAGGCCACGCTGGCAGGGGTTCTGCGCTGCGGCCTTTCCCTGTCTGGCGCAAGCCTGTCCACGCCGACGGCCAAGGAGCCGCTCCTGGGCTTCGGCAGGCTCGATGTCTCCGGGATCAGCGTAACTTCGGCCGGGCGCAAGGCGGAGGTTGCGGAACTGCGTCTGGACAAGCCGTACGGCCGCGTACGCAGGCAGCAGGACAAAGGCTTGGACATCGTGGCCGCTCTGGAAGGTCTGGGCCAGGGCACAGCGCCCGCTCCAAAGGCCACTGCCAAGCCGACGCCCAAACCGGCTGGCAAGACAACGGCCAAGCCTACAGGCAAGACGCCCTCCCCGTGGGCCTGGAGCGTGGGGCGCGTGGTGGTCTCCGGCGGCGGCCTGCACTACGCCGACGACAGCCTCGGCCAGCGCATCCGCCCCCTGGAGGTGCGTGAACTAGCCATTTCCGTTGCGCCGCTTGCAAGCGCGGGCCAAACGCCCTCCACGGTCTCCGTTTCCGCACGCATCAACGACCGCGGCACCCTCAAGCTGGACGGCAACGTCCGGCGGGAACCGCAAGTCAAGGCCGACCTCGCGCTCGACATGAGCCACGTGGACCTCGTCGCCTTGCAGGGGTTCGCGTCCACCGAGCTGCACGCCCTGCTCACCAGGGGCGAGGTGTCCCTCAAGGGTGCGCTTTCCGCCGATGGCCCCAAGGCCTCCTTCACGGGCGACGCGGCCCTTGTGGACTTCAGCGTGCTGGACAAGGTCAACTCCGCCGACCTGCTGCGCTGGCGCAGCGTCACAGTCTCGCGCATCAACCTGGGCACGGAGCCCCTGCGCATAGACATCGGCGAAATCGCCGCCTCCAACTTCTTCGTGCGGCTGCTGCTCACCTCGCAGGGCAGGCTCAACCTGAACGACGTGCTGCGCAAGGAGGAGGACGAACAGCGCCAGGCCCAGGCGACGGAAGCCACGTCCGGGGCCAAACCAGCCCCTGCGGTGGAAGCCGCGCCGCCCGCTGTCGCCACTGCCAAGCCGACGGCCAAGCCGACCGGCCCCGCCCCGCAAATTCGCGTCGGCCGCATCGTGCTGGCCCACGGTGGCATCAATTTCACGGACCGCTTCGTCAAGCCCAACTACACGGCCAACCTTACCGACCTTTCGGGCCGCATCGGCGAGCTCAAGGCCGGGAGGCTCACAGACATCGCCCTGCGCGGCAAGGTGGACGGCACAGGACTGCTGGACATCTCCGGCAAGGCCGACCCCCTGGGCGAGCAACTGAACCTGGATCTGCACGCAAAGGCCACGGGCATCGAAATGGCGGGCTTCAGCCCCTACTCCGGCCGCTACGTGGGCTATGTCATCGAAAAGGGCAAGCTCTCCGTCGACCTGCGCTACCTGGTCAAGGACGGGCAGCTTGAGGCCCAAAACAACGTCTTCCTCGACCAGCTGACCTTCGGCAAGAAGGTGGAGAGCCCGGACGCCCTGTCCATCCCGGTGGGGCTTGTGGTGGCGCTGCTCAAGAACTCCAGAGGGGAAATCGACATCGATCTGCCCATCAAGGGCTCTCTCGACGATCCGGAATTCAGCGTCGGCGGCGTCATCGTCAAGGTGCTCATGAACCTCATCACCAAGGCCGTCACCTCGCCCTTCACGCTCCTGGCCTCGCTCTTCGGGGGCGGAGAGGAGTTGTCCTACGTGGCCTTCGAGCCCGGCCGCGACGACCTGACGCCGGAAGCGCAAAAACACCTGGAAACCCTGGCCAAGGCCCTGCGCGACCGCACGGGATTGAAGCTCGAAATCGCCGGCGCGGCCGATCCGGCCAGAGAAGAAGACGGACTCAAGCGGGCTCGCCTTGAGACGCGCGTAAAGACCCAGAAGGCCACGGAACTGGCTCGGCAAGGCAAAACCACCGGCGGCGTGGCGGACATCACCCTGACGCAGGAGGAATACGCGAAGTACCTGGAGCGCGTGTACAAGGCCTCCGATGTCAAGAAGCCGCGCAACATCGTGGGGTTGGCCAAGAGTATTCCGGTTGAGCAGATGGAAGCCCTGCTGCTGGCGGACATGCAGACCCCGCAGGGAGCCATGGAGCGCCTGGCGCGCAACCGCTCCGTGGCGGTGCAGTCGTGGCTTGTGGAGACCGGCGGCGTGGAACAGGCCCGCGTGTTCCTGCTGGCCCCGCGCGTGGGCGTTGAACCGCCCAAGGGCGCGCCAGCCGGTGGGCGTGTCGACTTTTCCTTGCGCTGA
- a CDS encoding class I SAM-dependent methyltransferase, with the protein METGEVSPEQSAQGLAPHRCETASLEECGQGDVIVARAFEKRQGNPLFRAFAAPEGGLGRLAGLVMARKNVALNRFAVDLLWPLQGESVLEIGFGPGVALAMLAEAVGERGMVCGVERSVLMLSRAAARNAQAIAQGRMRLALCSVAEVGWPDARFHRALCVSNVQFWRPASRCLAELHRMVQPGGVVVFAIHLQWPDRVRKTPGFYPEEVRALTQRLAHAGFGAIEEHLAPGGWDLCLRVRRD; encoded by the coding sequence ATGGAAACAGGTGAAGTTTCCCCGGAACAGAGTGCCCAGGGCCTTGCTCCGCATCGTTGCGAGACCGCAAGCCTGGAGGAATGCGGACAGGGGGACGTGATCGTGGCGCGGGCTTTCGAGAAACGCCAGGGCAACCCGCTGTTCCGCGCTTTCGCAGCGCCGGAAGGGGGACTTGGCCGCCTTGCCGGGCTGGTCATGGCCAGGAAGAATGTGGCGTTGAATCGTTTTGCGGTGGATCTGCTCTGGCCCTTGCAGGGGGAGAGCGTGCTGGAAATCGGCTTTGGGCCGGGCGTGGCCCTGGCAATGCTGGCCGAGGCCGTGGGGGAGCGTGGCATGGTGTGCGGGGTGGAGCGCTCCGTGCTGATGCTCTCGCGGGCGGCGGCGCGGAACGCCCAGGCCATCGCCCAGGGGCGGATGCGTTTGGCGCTGTGTTCCGTGGCGGAAGTCGGCTGGCCAGATGCGCGCTTCCACCGTGCGCTGTGCGTCAGCAACGTGCAGTTCTGGCGCCCGGCAAGCCGCTGTCTGGCCGAACTGCATCGCATGGTGCAGCCTGGGGGCGTGGTTGTGTTCGCCATCCACCTGCAGTGGCCCGACCGCGTGCGCAAGACGCCGGGGTTCTACCCGGAGGAGGTGCGGGCGCTCACGCAGCGGCTTGCGCACGCCGGTTTCGGCGCGATCGAGGAGCACCTGGCCCCGGGCGGCTGGGACCTGTGCTTGCGGGTACGGCGGGACTGA